TCACTTTTATGAGCGCAAGCTCTCTGGCAACTGTGCTCTTTGGATCAAGTATGCTCACTTTAATAACGCTTATAAGCTTCTTTAACTGTTTAACAACCTGCTCAACTAGTGCTTCATCACCCTTAATTGTTATAGTCATCCTCGCTAGATCAGGCTGCTCAGCTTCACCAACAGATATACTTTCTATATTGAAACCCCTTCTCCTAAACATATTTGAAATACTAAATAATACTCCAGGCTTATGCTCCACGATCGCTGATATCATGTAAATTTTCTCTTCCCTCTCCATAACGATCAACTCAATATTAAATCTTTAAGCCCATTTCCGGGCGGAACCATTGGTAAAACATTTTCTTCCGGAGATATCGGGACATCTATGATCGTGGTTACATCACTATTTACAGCCATTTTAAGGATCCTTCTAAACTCCTCAATTGATTGGACTCTAAACCCTTGAGCCCCATATGCCTCAGCTAGCTTAACAAAGTCCGGTATGCCTTTAAGATGAACCGCTGAGTAGCGCCTGTTATAGAAGAGCCTTTGCCATTGAGCAACCATTCCAAGCATGGAATTATTCAGGACTATGACTGTAACAGGGATATTCCATGCAACTGAGGATGCTAGATCCTGTTCAGTCATTATGAAGCTACCATCACCAGCTACATCAACAACTGGAACCTCTGGGCATGCTACTTTGGCACCTATTGCTGCCGGAAAACCAAAGCCCATAGTCCCCAAACCTCCGGAGCTTATAAATGTTCTAGGCTTGTAAACCTTTAAATATAGCGCAGCCCACATCTGGTTCTGACCAACCTCAGTCGTTATAATGGCGTCGTTCGGCAATATCTTCCTTATTTCAGCCATAAGAGCTGGCGGCTTAATTCCATCACCGCTAGACTTGATCATTTCCTCATGCATCCTTTTTAACTCCTGCATCCTATTGAGCCATACTGATCTTTCCTTCCTATTAAACTTCTCAATTAGCCGTTCATATAGGGCTTGTAATGCTTTTTTAGCGTCAGCAACTATTGGAACATGTGGTCTAATGTTTTTACCTATCTCAGAAGAATCTATATCAATATGAATTATCTTTCCATCAGGACAGAAGGTTTTTATGTTCCCAGTGCTTCTATCCGAGAACCTCATACCGACAGCCAATACTACATCTGCATCTTGAACCATATAGTTAGCCGCGACGGTTCCATGCATACCGAGCATACCAACCGATAATGGATGATTTTCAGATATAGCTCCTTTACCCATTAGTGTTGTTGCAACTGGCGCAAGCAAAGTCTCCGCTAAAGCGACTAATTCGGAGCATGCATTCGAGGCTATCACGCCTCCGCCAGCAATTATAACCGGGCGCTCTGCATTAATCAATAGCTGGACAGCCTTCTCAATTTGTAGTGGATGTGGATCATATACTGGACGATAACCTCTTAGCTCGATCTTATCATCAAAATTCATTTCATCTTCCTCGGTCTGCGTATCCTTCGGCAAGTCAATGAGAACTGGACCACGCCTACCGGTTGAAGCGATATAAAATGCTATTTTAACGATTTTAGGTATTTCAGCAGCTCTTCTAACTTGAAAGTTGCATTTAGTTATAGGGGTTGTTATGCCAATTATATCAGTCTCCTGAAAAGCATCCTTACCTATAAAGGCTCTGGGAACCTGTCCGGTTATAGCAACTATAGGTGAGGAATCCATGTAAGCATTCGCAATTCCGGTAACTAGATTTGTTGCGCCTGGACCTGAAGTGGACATGCAGACGCCAACATGACCACTAGCCCTAGCATACCCATCAGCCGCATGAGCAGCGCATTGCTCATGACGCATTAAAATGTGTTTTATGTCTGACTCATAGAGGACATCGTAGACTGGAAGAATTGCTCCGCCTGGTATACCAAAGATTACTTTAACGTTTTCTCTTCTTAGGGCTTCTATTAATGCTTTTCCACCGCTCATCCTAACCATTTAAATAAGACCCCCTGCAGTATTGATGATGAGATTCTACGCTTATAATTGGTTTCATAAAGGGTTTCCGAGAGGGTTCATGCATTATTTTGTATACAAGGAAAATTAATGTACTAAGATCAGTCTTCAGTATGGAGGTAACGATTCCTCCGTACCCGTATATCCCTCACTTTTCGCCCTCCAAGAGGATGAGAACGAACGCATAGTAATATATGTGTAATGCTTAAAAATCTTTTGCTCATTCGCCATTTTCAATCCCTCAATTTATTGTTACTCATCAGAATATTCATACCACTTATCATCGCTTTCACACTTGCCATCACTATATCTTCATGAGCACCCATAGCTGTCACTACTCGGTCGCCTTTACTCAGTCTAACTATAACTTCTACCACAGCGTCTGTTCCACCAGTTATAGCCTTCACGTGATATTCTTCTAAGCGGATTGGTTCTATGAGTGAAACCGCTTTCCTAATGGCATTCATGGCCGCGTCAACTGGACCTACCCCGGTAGCAGCTTCAATAAGTAATTTCCCATTAACGTTTAGTTTAACGGATGCAGTGGGCGTCACACGGTCTCCAGTTACAACTGTTAGCTCTTCAAGCTTTATTGGCTGAATTAATGGTATTCCCATAACGGTTTCGGCGATCGCTTTTAAGTCTGCATCAGTAACTCTCTTACCTTTATCACCAAGCTCCTTAACCCTTCTAAATATCTCTTTAAGCTGGTCTTCTGTCGGATGTAATCCCATCTCCTCCAAGGCTGCCTTAATACCATGTGAACCAGCATGCTTCCCAGCTATAAGTCTCCTTGTTCTACCAACAAGCTCGGGCGGTATTGGCTCATATGTTGATGGCTCAATTAATATTGCGTGGGTATGTATTCCAGATTCATGAGTAAATGCATTCTCGCCAACAATCGCCTTATTAGGTTGAACCGGTATGTCGGTCAGTCTTGAAACAAGTATTGAAGTATCATACAACAATTCGGTTTTTATAGACGTATTTACTCCATACTGGAGTTTTAGGGCTACAACTACTTCTTCTAAAGCAGCGTTTCCGGCTCTCTCACCTAAACCATTAACAGTCACATGGGCAATTTCAGCTCCAGCTCTTAAAGCCGCTAAAGTATTTGCCACAGCTAAGCCGAAGTCGTCATGACAGTGTACGCCGAAAACAACATCTGAAAAAGTTCTCTTTAGCTCTAAAAAGAATTCATAGGATTTTTCCGGAGTTAAAATTCCTACGGTGTCCGGAGGTGTAATCCTATCAGCCCCGGATGAGAGACTAACCCTAATCATTTCTTTGAGGAAACTCATATCACCTCTGGTCGCATCTTCTGGACCAAATTCAACTATTAATCCATGGTCCTTGGCGTATTCAACGCATTCTTCAACCAGTCTTAAAACTTCCTCTCTAGTTTTCCTAAGCTTGCTCTTTATATGTATGTCTGATGCTGGTATAACTAGAAATATTGAGTCTACATCACATTTTAGGGCTGCATCTATATCGCTTTTAACACCCCTAGCGAAACTGCATATTTCAGCTCTCAGATTTTCTTTAGCTATTAATTTTATTGCTTCTATCTCACCCTCAGATGCCGCTGCGAACCCTGCCTCTATGATATCCACTCCAATTTCATCAAGCTTTTTAGCAATTAAAACTTTTTTCTCAGGTGTTAATGATACACCAGGTGTCTGTTCCCCATCTCGTAGAGTTGTATCAAAAATCTTCACTTTCTCAGCAAAGTAATCTCGGCGATTAGATAAAGCAATACCCCATTTTACAACAACCTCAAAACCAAACAAATAGGCAATTAATATAAAAGATTTTTGGTTCTAAAAACTATATTGTCAAGGTTCATTCAGTTACCATTCAAAAACATTATTATACTGAGAATTTGCCTAATAGTGGACATTTATTAGAAGAAATTTATTTTTAGGCAACCTTTCTCTGCAAAGTCTTTATTAGTACCTAACGACTTATTAAGACAAGTATCTGCCAATTGTAGCGAGGCTTAGCGGACTTGAGGAGCGATGTTGTTAAGTTTGGTGTTGAGAGAGCTCCGCACCGTGCTATCTGGAAGTGTTTGGGTGTTACAGAGGAGGATTTTGGTAAGCCTTTTATTGGCATAGCGAATAGTTTTACGGAGCTTGTTCCGGGGCATATGCATCTTGATAAGCTTGCTGAATATGTTAAGGCTGGTGTTAGGGCCGCTGGCGGAGTCCCCTTCGAGTTTAATACTATTGCTATATGTGATGGCTTAGCCATGGGGCACGAGGGAATGCATTACTCGCTTCCCTCAAGGGAACTTATTGCCGACTCGGTTGAGGTTATGGCTGAAGCATACCGCTTCGACGGCCTAGTCTTATTAACTAACTGCGACAAGATAACGCCTGGAATGATTATGGCTGCTGCCAGACTCAATATTCCGGCGATAGTCGTAACTGGCGGACCTATGCTTTCAGGTAAGTATGGGCGTAGGCGCGTCGATGTAACCACAATATTTGAGGCTATAGGCGAATACTCGGCTGGAAAAATAGACCTGGAGGAACTTAGGGCCCTTGAAGAGTATGCCTTCCCAGGCTGCGGCTCATGCAATGGTATGTATACGGCTAACACTATGGCTTGTGTAGCTGAATCTCTTGGTTTATCGCTTCCTGGATGTGCAACAGCCCTAGCGGTCTCATCAAAAAAGCTCCGTATAGCCAGGAGAAGCGGGGAGCGAATAGTTGAGATGGTTAAGGAGAACCTTAAGCCCTCAGATATTTTAACCAGTAAGGCTTTCGAGAACGCTATAGCTGTTGATATGGCCTTAGGCGGCTCAACGAATGCCGTCCTACATATCAAAGCCATAGCTGAGGAGGCTGGAATAGACTTACCGCTTAAAGTCTTTGATGAAGTTGCCAGGAGAGTCCCGCATATATGCGATATGAGGCCAGGCGGGCCCTATGACCTAGAGGAGCTTGATGCTGCTGGCGGAATACCAGCAGTAATGAGTGTTCTGCGTGATAAGCTTTATTTAGATGCATTAACAGTTACTGGGAAAACTGTTAGTGAGAACATAAAGGACGCTGTAGTATATGATTTGGACGTTATTAGGCCGCTGAGTAGGCCTGTACATAATGAGGGTGGCATAGCTGTTCTATTTGGGAATTTGGCGCCAAATGGTGCGGTAACTAAGGTAACGGCTATTTCACAGCGGATGCTTATCCATAAGGGTCCAGCCAGAGTATTTGATTCTGAGGAGGATGCTATGAGGGCGATTTTAAATCGCGAAATCAACCCTGGAGATGTTATTGTTATACGCTACGAGGGGCCTAAAGGCGGTCCAGGAATGCGTGAAATGCTATCGCCAACAGCGGCTGTAGCTGGAATGGGATTAAGTGAGTCCGTGGCTTTAGTAACTGATGGGAGGTTCTCCGGAGCAACTAGGGGTCCATGTATCGGGCATGTTTCTCCAGAAGCTGCTGAGGGCGGTCCAATAGCGGCGTTGAAGGATGGCGACATAATAAGCATTGATATACCAGCTAGGAGATTAAATGTTGAGTTAAGTAATGAAGAGATTAGGAAGCGTCTATCCGCATGGAGACCTAAGCCCCCGAAAATTTTTAAGGGATACTTGAGGAGATATTGGCAGCTCGTTCAGTCAGCTGATAGGGGCGGAACATTTAGGAAGCCAAATCCGGAAGCCTAAAGGAGGCAATTAAATTTGAAGTTTGATATGACTCTTGCGCTTGCTGATAAGCCTGGTCAGCTGCTTAGGGCTCTTGAGCCCATAGCGAAGAATGGCGGAAACATAATATCGATTATACATGAGAGGGATAGACCGGTTGAAGGATACGTTCCAGTAAGCTTAGTTGTCGATTTTCCGTCACGCCAGAGCTTTAGAAACACAATAAATGATCTTAGAAGTCTCGGTATAGCGATAATAAAGTCTGAGGAGGTTGTTGAAAAAGTTAGGTTAACATTTATATTAATTGGTGGCGTTGATTTAAGGAAAGTGGTTGAGTCTAAGATTAGGGATATGGGTGTAATAGGTTTAGAAGTTTCAACCTCAAGGCTTGGTGAGGTCTCAGTTAAACTCGATATTGAGGTTCCGGCGGAAAATGCTGATGATCTTATGGATGAGCTTAAGAGGTTAGCCAAAGAGCAGAATGCGCTACTAATTTCACCCATCTATCCATAGAGAGTTAATTTCTTTAGGGGCGATGAATAATAAATGAGACTCCTGTTAATAGGATTTGGTTTCCTCGGAAAGGAGCTTGTTAAGGCCTTAAGAGACAAGATAAATCTCATACGAAGACTTGATGGAGATTTTAGAGCTGTCGGAGCTGTTGACAGTAAAGGTTATCTATATAATAAAGAGGGCTTAAATATTGAAGGGCTCAGTAACCTCAATAGGCTTTCAGAGCATGAAGGCTATAGGGCTGGTAGGGCGGCTGTGGAACTCATTAGCAAGGATTTCTGCGATGTTATTGTTGAGGCAACCCCGACAAATATCGTTAATGGCGAGCCGGGCTTAACACATATAAGACTTGCCTTAAGCAGGGGGATACATGTTGTCACGCCGAATAAGGGCCCACTTGTACTGGCGTTTAGGGAGCTAACGAGCCTAGCGGAGAAGAACGATTGCGAACTCCTATATGAGGGTGCTGTTGCCGGGGCTATTCCAGTATTCTCTCTCGTTAGGGAGTGCCTGCAGGGCGATAGGATAGTTAGGCTCTCGGGAATTCTGAATGGGACAACAAACTATATCCTCTCCAGAATGTTCTTTGAGGAAATTAGCTTCGACATAGCCCTCAAGGAGGCTCAGGAGAAAGGCATTGCCGAGAGGGACCCATCCTATGATGTCGACGGCATAGATGCCGCATGCAAAATTGTTATTCTCGCAAATGCCCTCATGGGCCGTGATGCTAGGCTTGAGGATGTTGAGAGGATTGGGATACGCGGCATAACGCAGGAGGCTATAAGCCTAGCGAAGAAGGCGAATTACGCAATAAAGTTAATTGGCACAATAGATAGGAAGCTTGAGGTCGCACCGAAGCTCGTCCCAATAAACCATCCATTATGCGTTCATGGAACACTAAACGCCATACATATCGAGACCGATCTGGCGAGAGAGATAACACTAGTGGGCTATGGAGCTGGAAAAGAAACGGTCTCAGCAATATTAAATGACCTAATAACCGTGCTAAAAAAGAGGGCGGGGAAAACCAACTCTATTTTTGAAGCATAAAATGTTATATAAAGATTTTCATCGGCTGCTCTTTTCCTTAAAATTAACTAAATGGGGGTCTCCGAACTAAATTATATGAGTGGCGTATGTTAGGGCTGCTGTCCCAATTAGATTTATAAATATATCTAATGATGGACCAGCAGCGTCCTTTAAGGGGTCGCCAACTGTATCTCCTATTACTAATGCTGTATGTATCGGGCTACCACGTCCACCACGTTCATTTATTTCTATATACTTTTTAGCGTTATCCCATGCTGCTCCACTTATACACATGAATAGGGAAAGCGGCAGCGTGGTGACAAGATTTCCTAGGATAAGGCCTCCTACGGCTTCTGGACCTAATAATAGCCCTGTTATGAATGGTGCTATAACAGATAATATTGCTGGGTAAAACATATTTTTTAGAGCTGCTCTTGTACTTATATTTATGCATCGCGCATAGCCTAGTTTATCCCTATTCTTCCGGCGCTTAGAATCATCGTCATCAATCCACTTATGAATTTCTCTTATCATTACATTAGCGGCTTTGCTAACGGCTTTAATCACTAACGAGCATAGAAAAAAGGAGAGTGTACCGCCAATAAGCGCCCCAATTGTTGTCACCGGATTTACAATATTAATAGAATTTAGATGTGTAGCATTCAAATAAGCTGAAAAGAGGGCAATTTGCGCTAAGGCTGATGTTCCAATAGCATAAACTTTACATATAGCCTTCGTCATGTTACCGATGGAATCAAGCATATCCATTGTTCCACGTATTTCAGAATTCAAATTTGACATTGTTATTAAGCCATTAGCGTTATCAACAATTGGACCATAAGCTGACATAGAAACAAACGTTGCCATTATTGATAAGAAACCTATTGCCACAAGCGTTATGCCATACAATCCCTCAAACCAATACGATACTAAAACAGCTAATGAAAGTATTAAGATTGGTAAGACTGTTGCTTCTAAACCTATTGAGAGCCCGGTTAAAATGTTAATTGCTGGACCAGATTTAGAAGCCGTCACAATATTTCTAACTATCCTTTTTTTGGGTGAAGTATAGTATTCAGTCAAATGGGCTAATAGTAATATCGCAACTATCCCGGAAAGCACCGCATAAAAAGTGTTTAATCTCTCAAACAACAATTGTGATATCACCCCTGAAATTAAAGCCGTAATGAACGAAGAAATATACATTCCCAAATATATTGATCTCTCAATATTTCTATCCTTAACAGTTTTGGTGAAGATTAAACCTATTAATGAGGAAACTAATCCAATGCTTAAAACAAGTAATGGGTAAGTAACCCCTTCAAAACCACCTACTGACATTCCAAGTATCATTGCAGCGATAAGCGTGCAAACATACGATTGGAATACATCTGAGCCTGTGCCAGCTATATCGCCTACATTATCGCCAACCTGATCTGCGATTACAGCGGGATTACGTGGATCATCCTCAACAAAACCGAATTCAACCTTACCAACCAAATCCGCGCTTATATCGGCAGCCTTAGTATATATCCCACCGCCAACACGTGCAAATAAGCCTACTAAGCTTGCCCCAAAACCCAAACCAACCAAATTTACCGGATCTTCATATCCCAGAAACAAGAACAAAAAATACAATCCACTAACTATTAGCAGCCCAAGGCTTGTTAGAAGCAAGCCTATGGTTATACCACCATTAAAGGCCATTGAGAAAGCATTTCGAAAACCTTTCTTAGCGGATTCGGCTGTTTTAGAGTTTGTGTTAACGGCTATAAGTGTTCCTAAATATGCTGAGATAGCTGAAAGAAATGCTCCAAGAGAAAATGTTAAAGCCGTAAATAGACCGAAGAATAAACCTGAGATTATAGCTAAAATAATACTTGATGCCAAGATAGCCAGGAACTGCTGATTTAAATAGGTTAATGCTCCATTTTTAATAATCTTTGATAACTCAAAAATTTTTCCAGTAACTTCACGCCTGTGGAAAATACGGTGAGCTATGGAGATGGAGAAGATTTCTGTAATGAGGCTTATCGCCAGAGTAATAAATATCGCTATGCTCAATTTCTTCGTTCACCCTAGCTATGAATAGATTATTCATTTGTTCTACTTGACCGTTATTAACGCAATTACTATTCTAAGGGACATAGATAAAAAGATTCCGTTGTCTCACTAATTATGATCGGATTAAGCATAGTCCTTTTACCAAATTTATAAAATTTAGGGAAAAGTTAACTTGCTCTTGCTTTAAGCAAAACTTTTTCCAGCGTCATCTAAAATTTTCATTAAGGTTAAGTGAAATGCCAACCATAGTTGATCTCCTTGAATATAAGAGGAAGATCCTAGGAGATCTTGGAAATAATTTGGAGAATGAATCAAGGAGGAGAGCCAGTGAGGATTATCATTCCAAAAGAAGACCTAGACCATGCGGTATGACAATACATACAGGCATTGGCTGCGGATTCTCATGCATGTACTGCTACATATATGATATGGGTTTCTCAGCTATGGCAAAACAGTATCCATTGGAGCCTAAAGAGCTAGTTTACGCTCTTACATTAAATCCATATGTGATTCCTGAGAGAACTCTGGCGGCTTATGGTTCAGTTACAGAGCCTTTTCAGCCTGAGACGGCTGAAAGGGCGATTAAATATATGAGGGAAGTTTGGAGACATCTTAAATTACCCTCGCAAGTATCAACCAAAGCTATTTTGACTAATGAAATAACCTCTGGAATGCTGTCTAGCGACCCAAACATCAATGTACTTGTGACGGTAGTCACTTTGTCTAATAGGAGACTAGAGCCAAAGGCCCCTGATCCCCTTATGAGGATAGATTCGGCTGGAAGATCTGCTGAAGCTGGACTAAATGTATCTTTATTCATTAGACCAA
The window above is part of the Candidatus Bathyarchaeia archaeon genome. Proteins encoded here:
- the ilvB gene encoding biosynthetic-type acetolactate synthase large subunit: MVRMSGGKALIEALRRENVKVIFGIPGGAILPVYDVLYESDIKHILMRHEQCAAHAADGYARASGHVGVCMSTSGPGATNLVTGIANAYMDSSPIVAITGQVPRAFIGKDAFQETDIIGITTPITKCNFQVRRAAEIPKIVKIAFYIASTGRRGPVLIDLPKDTQTEEDEMNFDDKIELRGYRPVYDPHPLQIEKAVQLLINAERPVIIAGGGVIASNACSELVALAETLLAPVATTLMGKGAISENHPLSVGMLGMHGTVAANYMVQDADVVLAVGMRFSDRSTGNIKTFCPDGKIIHIDIDSSEIGKNIRPHVPIVADAKKALQALYERLIEKFNRKERSVWLNRMQELKRMHEEMIKSSGDGIKPPALMAEIRKILPNDAIITTEVGQNQMWAALYLKVYKPRTFISSGGLGTMGFGFPAAIGAKVACPEVPVVDVAGDGSFIMTEQDLASSVAWNIPVTVIVLNNSMLGMVAQWQRLFYNRRYSAVHLKGIPDFVKLAEAYGAQGFRVQSIEEFRRILKMAVNSDVTTIIDVPISPEENVLPMVPPGNGLKDLILS
- a CDS encoding sodium-translocating pyrophosphatase; its protein translation is MSIAIFITLAISLITEIFSISIAHRIFHRREVTGKIFELSKIIKNGALTYLNQQFLAILASSIILAIISGLFFGLFTALTFSLGAFLSAISAYLGTLIAVNTNSKTAESAKKGFRNAFSMAFNGGITIGLLLTSLGLLIVSGLYFLFLFLGYEDPVNLVGLGFGASLVGLFARVGGGIYTKAADISADLVGKVEFGFVEDDPRNPAVIADQVGDNVGDIAGTGSDVFQSYVCTLIAAMILGMSVGGFEGVTYPLLVLSIGLVSSLIGLIFTKTVKDRNIERSIYLGMYISSFITALISGVISQLLFERLNTFYAVLSGIVAILLLAHLTEYYTSPKKRIVRNIVTASKSGPAINILTGLSIGLEATVLPILILSLAVLVSYWFEGLYGITLVAIGFLSIMATFVSMSAYGPIVDNANGLITMSNLNSEIRGTMDMLDSIGNMTKAICKVYAIGTSALAQIALFSAYLNATHLNSINIVNPVTTIGALIGGTLSFFLCSLVIKAVSKAANVMIREIHKWIDDDDSKRRKNRDKLGYARCINISTRAALKNMFYPAILSVIAPFITGLLLGPEAVGGLILGNLVTTLPLSLFMCISGAAWDNAKKYIEINERGGRGSPIHTALVIGDTVGDPLKDAAGPSLDIFINLIGTAALTYATHII
- a CDS encoding ACT domain-containing protein — translated: MKFDMTLALADKPGQLLRALEPIAKNGGNIISIIHERDRPVEGYVPVSLVVDFPSRQSFRNTINDLRSLGIAIIKSEEVVEKVRLTFILIGGVDLRKVVESKIRDMGVIGLEVSTSRLGEVSVKLDIEVPAENADDLMDELKRLAKEQNALLISPIYP
- a CDS encoding 2-isopropylmalate synthase, which gives rise to MKIFDTTLRDGEQTPGVSLTPEKKVLIAKKLDEIGVDIIEAGFAAASEGEIEAIKLIAKENLRAEICSFARGVKSDIDAALKCDVDSIFLVIPASDIHIKSKLRKTREEVLRLVEECVEYAKDHGLIVEFGPEDATRGDMSFLKEMIRVSLSSGADRITPPDTVGILTPEKSYEFFLELKRTFSDVVFGVHCHDDFGLAVANTLAALRAGAEIAHVTVNGLGERAGNAALEEVVVALKLQYGVNTSIKTELLYDTSILVSRLTDIPVQPNKAIVGENAFTHESGIHTHAILIEPSTYEPIPPELVGRTRRLIAGKHAGSHGIKAALEEMGLHPTEDQLKEIFRRVKELGDKGKRVTDADLKAIAETVMGIPLIQPIKLEELTVVTGDRVTPTASVKLNVNGKLLIEAATGVGPVDAAMNAIRKAVSLIEPIRLEEYHVKAITGGTDAVVEVIVRLSKGDRVVTAMGAHEDIVMASVKAMISGMNILMSNNKLRD
- a CDS encoding radical SAM protein, which produces MPTIVDLLEYKRKILGDLGNNLENESRRRASEDYHSKRRPRPCGMTIHTGIGCGFSCMYCYIYDMGFSAMAKQYPLEPKELVYALTLNPYVIPERTLAAYGSVTEPFQPETAERAIKYMREVWRHLKLPSQVSTKAILTNEITSGMLSSDPNINVLVTVVTLSNRRLEPKAPDPLMRIDSAGRSAEAGLNVSLFIRPIIPSVTDAEANRILSLAAYKGMESVTLGSLRVTKRILYNLERCGVTRGEIERRLLKPLKGNKQIEIRSQDLKNKIRRVAEDLRLKVFKAACEANMYYHKRYCAICHMGPCNTNIKAERLEDSDIRDLLEYLGAPYSFVEVDDESIKIGLKGAQADGYIRYLMTMGTYRRTVFLKE
- the ilvD gene encoding dihydroxy-acid dehydratase, which translates into the protein MRSDVVKFGVERAPHRAIWKCLGVTEEDFGKPFIGIANSFTELVPGHMHLDKLAEYVKAGVRAAGGVPFEFNTIAICDGLAMGHEGMHYSLPSRELIADSVEVMAEAYRFDGLVLLTNCDKITPGMIMAAARLNIPAIVVTGGPMLSGKYGRRRVDVTTIFEAIGEYSAGKIDLEELRALEEYAFPGCGSCNGMYTANTMACVAESLGLSLPGCATALAVSSKKLRIARRSGERIVEMVKENLKPSDILTSKAFENAIAVDMALGGSTNAVLHIKAIAEEAGIDLPLKVFDEVARRVPHICDMRPGGPYDLEELDAAGGIPAVMSVLRDKLYLDALTVTGKTVSENIKDAVVYDLDVIRPLSRPVHNEGGIAVLFGNLAPNGAVTKVTAISQRMLIHKGPARVFDSEEDAMRAILNREINPGDVIVIRYEGPKGGPGMREMLSPTAAVAGMGLSESVALVTDGRFSGATRGPCIGHVSPEAAEGGPIAALKDGDIISIDIPARRLNVELSNEEIRKRLSAWRPKPPKIFKGYLRRYWQLVQSADRGGTFRKPNPEA
- the ilvN gene encoding acetolactate synthase small subunit, translated to MEREEKIYMISAIVEHKPGVLFSISNMFRRRGFNIESISVGEAEQPDLARMTITIKGDEALVEQVVKQLKKLISVIKVSILDPKSTVARELALIKVSTPDARVRSDVINYTEIFKGHIVDVAHESLIIEITGDTDKIDAFIELMKPFGIKEIARTGVAALPRGMKSIKME
- a CDS encoding homoserine dehydrogenase, with protein sequence MRLLLIGFGFLGKELVKALRDKINLIRRLDGDFRAVGAVDSKGYLYNKEGLNIEGLSNLNRLSEHEGYRAGRAAVELISKDFCDVIVEATPTNIVNGEPGLTHIRLALSRGIHVVTPNKGPLVLAFRELTSLAEKNDCELLYEGAVAGAIPVFSLVRECLQGDRIVRLSGILNGTTNYILSRMFFEEISFDIALKEAQEKGIAERDPSYDVDGIDAACKIVILANALMGRDARLEDVERIGIRGITQEAISLAKKANYAIKLIGTIDRKLEVAPKLVPINHPLCVHGTLNAIHIETDLAREITLVGYGAGKETVSAILNDLITVLKKRAGKTNSIFEA